The stretch of DNA TGAGTACAGTGGATTAGGGTGTTATAACTTCGTATTCCAGATTTTCCAGGCCTCTTCAGCTTGGATGCAGAGCATCTCAAACCCGTTTTTAGCTTGCGCTCCTACGGCTAAACCGCGCTTCATGAATTCGGTTTCGCGGGGGTTGTAGATCAGGTCGTAGAGGTAATGCTGGCTCGTGAGCGTGTCGTACGGGATGGGTGGGCACTCGTGCTCATCGGGGAAGGTACCCAAGGGGGTGGTATTAATGATGAGCGGATGCTCGCGCATGACCTCCGGCGTGAGGTCGTCGTAGGTAAGGCCCTGGCCTAGCGGGTTGCGTGAAACCACCCAGTACCCGATTTCCAGGTCGCGGAGAGCAACCTCTACGGCTTTAGAGCCGCCCCCGCTGCCCAGCACCAGCGCCCGACCGGTAAAGCCCGGCGGCAGAAAGGTTTTGACTGAATCGCGGAAGCCCACCATATCGGTATTATGCCCAATGAGGTACCCATCCTGCGTGAACTCAATGGTATTGATGGCCCCTACGCGCGCGGCTGAAGGAGCCACTCTGGTTAGAAATGGCCACACCTTTTCTTTGTAGGGAATGGTCACATTCAGTCCGCAGAGGTTCGGGTGCTCGTTTAGCAGTGCCGGCAACTCTTCAATCGTCCCTAATTCAAACAACTCGTACTGGTGGTCGGCCAGGTCGAGGTTATGAAATTTTTGGGTGAAATACGTTTGAGAAAACGAGTGCCGCAGGGTACGACCAATCAAGCCAAATTCACGCATATAGAAAGCACTGGGGTCAACTTCGTTAAAGCAACAAAAAAACCACCCCGGCCCAAAGCCTGCGGGTGGTTTTTTATTTTTCAGGTAACTCAAGCGTTTGCTCCCGGGTTACTGTGGCAGCGGTAGGCCACTGCTGCCGGGTAGGGAACTTGCTTACGCCACCGGTGCGCGACGCGCCTTGAAAAACTCCCATACCGCCGGCAGCACCGACAGTACAATGATGGCTACAACTACCAGTGAGAAGTTTTTCTGCACGAAAGGCATGGAGCCAAAGAAGTAGCCGGCTCCAGTAAGGAGTAGCACCCAGGCCACGGCCCCCACCAGGTTGTACGATAGAAACTTGGTGTAGCTCATGGTACCTACGCCCGCCACAAACGGCGCAAACGTGCGGATAATTGGGATAAAGCGGGCCAGAATAATAGTTTTGGCTCCGTGCTTCTGATAGAAGGCCTGGGTTTTCTCGAGGTGCTCACGCTTCAGAAAACGCGAGTTGCCGCTGAATACCCGCGGCCCCAGATAGTCGCCGATATGGTAATTGAGTGCATCGCCGAGTACGGCCGCCAGAATGAGCAGCCCCATCAGGGCCCACACGTTGAGGGGTGAGCCGGGCAGTGCGGCTAAAGAGCCTGCTGCAAACAGCAGTGAGTCGCCGGGCAGGAAGGGCAGCACTACTACGCCCGTTTCCACGAAAATGATGAGGAAAAGAATGGCGTAGGTCCAGGTTCCATAGTCCTGAATCAGAGCAGCTAAATGCTTATCCAGGTGCAGGACGAAATCAACAATTTCCATAGAGTGAGGTTTGAG from Hymenobacter taeanensis encodes:
- a CDS encoding shikimate dehydrogenase family protein, whose protein sequence is MREFGLIGRTLRHSFSQTYFTQKFHNLDLADHQYELFELGTIEELPALLNEHPNLCGLNVTIPYKEKVWPFLTRVAPSAARVGAINTIEFTQDGYLIGHNTDMVGFRDSVKTFLPPGFTGRALVLGSGGGSKAVEVALRDLEIGYWVVSRNPLGQGLTYDDLTPEVMREHPLIINTTPLGTFPDEHECPPIPYDTLTSQHYLYDLIYNPRETEFMKRGLAVGAQAKNGFEMLCIQAEEAWKIWNTKL
- a CDS encoding DedA family protein — translated: MEIVDFVLHLDKHLAALIQDYGTWTYAILFLIIFVETGVVVLPFLPGDSLLFAAGSLAALPGSPLNVWALMGLLILAAVLGDALNYHIGDYLGPRVFSGNSRFLKREHLEKTQAFYQKHGAKTIILARFIPIIRTFAPFVAGVGTMSYTKFLSYNLVGAVAWVLLLTGAGYFFGSMPFVQKNFSLVVVAIIVLSVLPAVWEFFKARRAPVA